A region of the Sodalis ligni genome:
GGACGTCCCGCCCTATTTGATAGCCCAGGGCAACCATGCCACGCCGTTCGGCCTTAATATCGAAGGGCTCAAGCGACGCGGTTTCGACAAAGAAGCGCTGCAAGCCATTCGGGCCGCCTACAAACTGATATACCGCAGCGGCAAGACCTTGGAAGAAATCAAGCCGGAACTCGAGGCGATGGCGGCAGAGCATCCGTCGGTAGGCGCATTTACCGAATTCCTTGCCCGTTCACAGCGGGGCATCATCCGCTGATTATGCCCGCGCCTTCCGTGGTTATCGGCCTGGTGGCCGGAGAGGCGTCAGGGGATACCCTCGGCGCGGGATTGATTCGTGCCCTCCGGCGGCACTTGCCCGACGCCCGTTTTGTCGGCGTGGCCGGGCCGCGCATGCTGGCCGAGGGGTGCGAGGCCTGGTATGAAATGGAAGAGCTGGCGGTGATGGGTGTGGTGGAAGTGGTGGAACGCTTGCCGCGTTTGCTGAAGATCCGCCGTGACCTGACCCGGCGTTTCAGCGCGTTGATGCCGGATGTGTTTGTCGGCATTGACGCCCCCGATTTTAATATCACCCTGGAAGGCCGCTTGAAGCGGCGCGGCATTCATACCATTCATTACGTCAGCCCCTCGGTGTGGGCCTGGCGCCAGAAGCGGGTATTCAAAATCGGCCGCGCTACCGACAATGTGCTGGCGTTTTTGCCTTTTGAGAAAGCTTTCTACGATCGTTTCAACGTCCCCTGCCAGTTTATCGGCCACACCCTGGCGGACGCCATGCCCCTGGTGCCCGACAAAGCCGCGGCGCGGCAGAGCCTGGATATTCCCGTTGCGGCCCGCTGTCTGGCGCTGCTGCCGGGCAGCCGCAGCGCCGAGGTGGAGATGCTCAGCGCCGACTTCCTGCATACCGCCCAATTGCTCAGCCGCCATTTCCCCGATCTTGAAATTCTGGTGCCGCTGGTAAACGCCCGCCGACGCGAACAGTTCGAAAAAATCAAAGCGCGGGTCGCCCCGGATCTTAGGGTACATTTACTGGACGGCCTGGCGCGGGAAGCTATGATAGCCGCCGACGCCGCGTTACTGGCTTCGGGCACCGCCGCCCTGGAGTGCATGTTGGCCAAATGCCCGATGGTGGTGGGTTATCGCATGAAACCGCTGACCTTCTGGCTGGCCCGCCGGCTGGTGAAAACGCCCTACGTTTCCCTGCCCAATCTGTTGGCCGGCCGGGAATTGGTGACAGAACTGCTCCAGGAAGAGTGCGTGCCGGACAAGCTGGCGGCGGCGCTGCTGCCGCTGTTGAACAACGACGCCCGCAGCCGGGAGCTGAAAGAAACCTTTTTGGCGCTGCATCAGAGTATTCGCTGCAATGCCGACGAACAGGCCGCCCAGGCGGTGATGAAATTCATAAAACGATGACCGAATTGTTTATATACCCCATAGCCAGCTGCATCGCCGGGCGTCGATGAAGTGGGACGCGGCCCGCTGGTGGGGGCGGTGGTGACCGCCGCGGTGATCCTTGATCCCGCCCGTCCTATTCGCGGACTGGCGGATTCAAAAAAACTCAGTGAGAAACGCCGCCTGGCGCTTTACGATGAAATCAGCGACAAGGCCCTGGCCTGGAGCCTGGGCCGCGCCGAAGCGGTGGAAATCGATCGGCTGAACATCTTTCACGCTACGCTGCTGGCCATGCAGCGGGCGATACAGGGGTTGCCGCTGACGCCGGATTATGTCCTGATCGACGGCAATCGTTGTCCGCTGTTGCCCATGCCGTCCCTGGCGGTGGTGAAAGGGGATAACCTGGTGGCGGAAATCAGCGCCGCATCGATTATGGCCAAAGTGTCGCGAGACCGTGAAATGGCGGAATTGGATCTGGAGTTTCCCGAATACGGTTTTGCTCAACATAAAGGCTACCCTACCGCGTATCATCTGGAAAAACTGGCGCTGCTGGGAGCGACGGCGCATCATCGGCGAAGTTTCGGCCCGGTGAAGCGGGTGCTGGGACTGTGATGAAATTTCACTATGCCGTGCGGTTTGTAGGCCCATAAATTAAAATACCCCCAATAATTCAAGGTGCAGGAAAGCCAACGCACCTGCAACCTGAAGTATGACGGGTATAATCAACCTTTGGTGGCAGGATAATGACCGAACCCCGTTTCATTCACCTGCGGGTGCACAGCGATTACTCCATGATAGACGGGTTGGCGAAAGTCGGCCCGTTGGTTAAAAAAGCCGCGGCCCTCAACATGCCCGCGCTGGCCATCACCGATTTCACCAACCTGTGCGGGCTGGTGAAATTTTATGGCAGCGCCCACGGTGCGGGTATCAAACCCATCGTCGGCGCGGATGTTCTGGTGCAAAGCGACATGCTGGGGGAAGAGCTGGCGGAACTGACCATTCTGGCCACCGACAACGCCGGCTATCAAAACCTGACGCTGCTGGTTTCCGAAGCCTATCAGCGGGGCTATGGGCCCGCCGGTCCGGTTATCGACCGGGATTGGCTGATGAACCGGAACGAGGGGCTGCTATTGCTCTCAGGAGCCCGCAAAGGCGACGTGGGCAAGTTCCTGCTGCGCGGCAACAAACCGCAGGTGGAGCAGTGCCTGGAATTCTATCAGCAGTATTTTCCCAATCGATACTATCTTGAACTGATACGTACCGGCCGCCCTGATGAAGAGACCTATCTGCACGCCGCGGTGGCCGTCGCCATTGAACATAAATTGCCGGTGGTGGCCACCAATGACGTGCGTTTCATCGCCGAGGAGGATTTCGATGCTCATGAAATCCGCGTGGCGATCCATGACGGCTTTACTTTGGACGACCCCAAACGGCCGCGTCATTACAGCGCCCAGCAGTTTATGCGCAGCGAAGAGCAAATGTGCGAGCTGTTCGCCGACCTGCCGGAAGCGCTGGAAAACAGCGTTGAAATCGCCAAGCGCTGTAACGTCACTATCCGTCTGGGGGAATATTTTCTGCCGCAGTTCCCCACCGGCGATATGTCCACCGAAGACTTTCTGGTGGCCCGCGCTCACGAAGGGCTTGAAGAGCGGCTGGCGTTTCTGTTCCCCGATCCGCAGGAGCGCCTGGAAAAACGGACGCCTTATGACGAGCGGCTGGAGCGGGAACTGCAGGTTATCAACCAGATGGGGTTCCCCGGCTACTTCCTGATTGTGATGGAGTTTATCCAGTGGTCCAAGGATAACGGCGTGCCGGTCGGTCCGGGACGCGGCTCGGGCGCCGGATCGGTGGTGGCCTATTCGCTGAAAATCACCGATCTGGATCCCCTGGCGTTCGATTTGCTGTTTGAACGGTTCCTGAATCCCGAACGTGTCTCCATGCCTGACTTCGATGTGGATTTTTGCATGGAGAAGCGGGATCTGGTGATAGATCACGTGGCGGAAACCTACGGGCGGGACGCGGTTTCCCAGATTATCACCTTCGGCACCATGGCGGCCAAGGCGGTTATCCGCGACGTCGGCCGGGTGCTGGGCCATCCTTACGGTTTTGTGGACCGCATCTCTAAACTGGTGCCTCCCGATCCGGGCATGACGCTGGAAAAGGCTTTTGTCGCCGAGCCGCAGCTGCAGGCCATTTATGACGCCGACGAAGAGGTCAAGGCGCTCATCGATATGGCGCGCAAGCTGGAGGGGGTCACCCGCAACGCCGGTAAACATGCCGGCGGCGTGGTGATCTCCCCCACCAAGATTACCGATTTCGCGCCGCTTTATTGCGATGCCGAGGGCAATCATCCGGTCACCCAGTTTGATAAAAACGATGTGGAATATACCGGGCTGGTGAAGTTTGACTTCCTGGGCCTGCGTACCCTGACCATCATCAACTGGGCGTTAGAGATGATCAACGCCCGGCGCGGCAAGCAGGGCATGCCGCCGGTGGATATCGCCGCCATTCCGCTGGATGATAAAAAAAGCTTCGACATGCTGCAGCGTTCGGAAACCACCGCGGTATTCCAACTGGAATCCCGCGGCATGAAGGATCTTATCAAGCGCCTGCAGCCTGACTGCTTTGAAGACATGATAGCCCTGGTGGCGTTGTTCCGTCCCGGACCGCTGCAGTCCGGCATGGTGGATAACTTTATCGACCGTAAGCACGGCCGCGAAGCGCTCTCCTATCCGGATATAGAATGGCAGCACGAATCCCTGCGCCCGGTACTGGAGCCCACCTACGGCATTATCCTGTACCAGGAACAGGTGATGCAGATCGCCCAAGTGCTGGCGGGATATACCCTTGGGGGAGCGGATATGCTGCGCCGGGCCATGGGTAAAAAGAAACCGGAGGAGATGGCCAAGCAGCGATCGGTGTTCAAGGCCGGGGCGGAAAGTATCGGCGTCGACGGCGAACTGGCGATGCATATCTTCGATCTGGTGGAAAAGTTCGCCGGTTATGGTTTTAACAAATCCCACTCCGCCGCCTATGCGCTGGTTTCCTACCAGACGCTATGGCTAAAGGCGCACTATCCGGCCGAGTTCATGGCGGCGGTCATGACCGCCGATATGGACAATACGGAAAAGGTGGTGGGACTGGTGGACGAATGCTGGCGCATGGGACTCAAGGTATTGCCGCCGGACATCAACAGCGGGCTGTACCATTTCCACGTCAACGACGAAGGGGAAATCGTCTATGGCATCGGCGCCATCAAAGGGGTGGGGGAAGGGCCGATCGAGGCCATTATCGACGCCCGCAACCAGGACGGCCATTTCAAAGAGCTGTTTGATCTGTGCGCCCGCACCGACATTAAAAAGCTTAACCGCCGGATGTTGGAGAAACTCATCATGTCCGGCGCCTTCGACCGGCTTGGTCCCCATCGCGCGGCATTGATGAATTCCCTGGGGGATGCCCTGAAAGCAGCCGAGCAGCACTCCAAAGCCGAAGCCATCGGGCAGGGGGATATGTTCGGCGTATTGGCTGAGGCGCCGGAAGCGGTGGAAGCGTCCTACAGTACAGTACCGCCCTGGCCGGAACATGTGGTGCTGGACGGTGAACGGGAGACCCTGGGGCTTTACCTCACCGGCCATCCCATCACACGCTATCTGAAGGAAATCGAGCGCTATGGCGGCGGCCTGCGCCTGAAGGATATGCATCCCACCGACCGTGGTAAAATGGTCACTGCGGTGGGACTGGTGCTGTCGGCCCGTGTCATGGTGACCAAACGGGGCAACCGCATCGGCGTTTGTACCCTGGACGACCGTTCCGGGCGTTTGGATGTCATGCTGTTCACCGATGCCTTGGAAAAATATCAGCATTTGCTGGAAAAAGACCGTATCCTGATAGCTCAGGGACAGGTCAGCTTTGACGACTTTAACGGCGGCCTTAAAATGACTGCCCGCGAACTGATGGATATCAGCGAAGCGCGTGAAAAATATGCCCGCGGGCTTGCTATATCGCTGACCGACAGGCAAATTGATGACCAGCTTTTAAACCGTCTCCGCCTATCGTTGGAACCGCAT
Encoded here:
- the lpxB gene encoding lipid-A-disaccharide synthase — protein: MPAPSVVIGLVAGEASGDTLGAGLIRALRRHLPDARFVGVAGPRMLAEGCEAWYEMEELAVMGVVEVVERLPRLLKIRRDLTRRFSALMPDVFVGIDAPDFNITLEGRLKRRGIHTIHYVSPSVWAWRQKRVFKIGRATDNVLAFLPFEKAFYDRFNVPCQFIGHTLADAMPLVPDKAAARQSLDIPVAARCLALLPGSRSAEVEMLSADFLHTAQLLSRHFPDLEILVPLVNARRREQFEKIKARVAPDLRVHLLDGLAREAMIAADAALLASGTAALECMLAKCPMVVGYRMKPLTFWLARRLVKTPYVSLPNLLAGRELVTELLQEECVPDKLAAALLPLLNNDARSRELKETFLALHQSIRCNADEQAAQAVMKFIKR
- the dnaE gene encoding DNA polymerase III subunit alpha, with amino-acid sequence MTEPRFIHLRVHSDYSMIDGLAKVGPLVKKAAALNMPALAITDFTNLCGLVKFYGSAHGAGIKPIVGADVLVQSDMLGEELAELTILATDNAGYQNLTLLVSEAYQRGYGPAGPVIDRDWLMNRNEGLLLLSGARKGDVGKFLLRGNKPQVEQCLEFYQQYFPNRYYLELIRTGRPDEETYLHAAVAVAIEHKLPVVATNDVRFIAEEDFDAHEIRVAIHDGFTLDDPKRPRHYSAQQFMRSEEQMCELFADLPEALENSVEIAKRCNVTIRLGEYFLPQFPTGDMSTEDFLVARAHEGLEERLAFLFPDPQERLEKRTPYDERLERELQVINQMGFPGYFLIVMEFIQWSKDNGVPVGPGRGSGAGSVVAYSLKITDLDPLAFDLLFERFLNPERVSMPDFDVDFCMEKRDLVIDHVAETYGRDAVSQIITFGTMAAKAVIRDVGRVLGHPYGFVDRISKLVPPDPGMTLEKAFVAEPQLQAIYDADEEVKALIDMARKLEGVTRNAGKHAGGVVISPTKITDFAPLYCDAEGNHPVTQFDKNDVEYTGLVKFDFLGLRTLTIINWALEMINARRGKQGMPPVDIAAIPLDDKKSFDMLQRSETTAVFQLESRGMKDLIKRLQPDCFEDMIALVALFRPGPLQSGMVDNFIDRKHGREALSYPDIEWQHESLRPVLEPTYGIILYQEQVMQIAQVLAGYTLGGADMLRRAMGKKKPEEMAKQRSVFKAGAESIGVDGELAMHIFDLVEKFAGYGFNKSHSAAYALVSYQTLWLKAHYPAEFMAAVMTADMDNTEKVVGLVDECWRMGLKVLPPDINSGLYHFHVNDEGEIVYGIGAIKGVGEGPIEAIIDARNQDGHFKELFDLCARTDIKKLNRRMLEKLIMSGAFDRLGPHRAALMNSLGDALKAAEQHSKAEAIGQGDMFGVLAEAPEAVEASYSTVPPWPEHVVLDGERETLGLYLTGHPITRYLKEIERYGGGLRLKDMHPTDRGKMVTAVGLVLSARVMVTKRGNRIGVCTLDDRSGRLDVMLFTDALEKYQHLLEKDRILIAQGQVSFDDFNGGLKMTARELMDISEAREKYARGLAISLTDRQIDDQLLNRLRLSLEPHRSGTIPVHLYYQREDARARLRFGATWRVTPTDRLLNDLRTLVGNEQVELEFD